One region of Athene noctua chromosome 18, bAthNoc1.hap1.1, whole genome shotgun sequence genomic DNA includes:
- the LOC141968060 gene encoding forkhead box protein J1-like codes for MAEGRLSCQRAGETRRPAARMGHSGRRVDSVTSLMWLRDFSLKDIGIAGPIDGPSIPSFAAPCSPLAAEPLCVPTSQALCKPVSSSTSRAAQHAMATHPQLTDDVDYKTNPHVKPPYSYATLICMAMEASDKPITLSAICQWISNNFCYFRHADPTWQNSIRRNLSLQKCFIRVPREKSDPGKGGFWKLDPQYSDQLKNGGSRKRRMTPVQLQPASTKRARAEAQCVASPAAPAPASAKVPRLSNSAVPSQGEQPELGWLEGDLALEAIFDTSLTGELSLFEDLELTPPNKATRVNLDLTADGQHGDCAQSQEQVLTESSENNLHFGETWLATSLLHHPWSEETEDDLYNCVNIEQLFEPRVPSLPVDGSEWSSLASSSDD; via the exons ATGGCTGAGGGGCGGCTGAGCTGCCAGCGGGCAGGAGAGACCAGAAGGCCGGCGGCTCGCATGGGGCACTCGGGCCGCCGGGTAGACAGTGTGACCAGCCTCATGTGGCTGCGGGACTTCTCCCTCAAGGACATCGGCATAGCCGGTCCCATCGACGGTCCCAGCATCCCCAGCTTTGCCGCCCCATGCTCGCCCCTGGCCGCTGAGCCGCTGTGCGTGCCCACGTCCCAGGCTCTCTGCAAGCCCGTCTCCTCCTCCACCTCAAGGGCAGCACAACACGCCATGGCCACGCACCCCCAGCTCACGGATGACGTGGACTACAAGACCAACCCGCACGTCAAGCCCCCCTACTCCTACGCCACCCTCATCTGCATGGCGATGGAAGCCAGCGACAAGCCCATCACCCTCTCCGCCATCTGCCAGTGGATTAGCAACAACTTCTGCTATTTCCGACACGCCGATCCCACCTGGCAG AATTCCATCCGGCGCAACCTGTCCCTGCAGAAGTGCTTCATCAGGGTGCCTCGGGAGAAGAGCGATCCGGGGAAAGGTGGCTTTTGGAAGCTGGACCCCCAGTACTCCGACCAGCTCAAGAACGGCGGCTCCAGAAAGCGGCGAATGACCCCCGTGCAGCTCCAGCCGGCCTCCACCAAAAGAGCCCGTGCAGAAGCTCAGTGTGtcgccagcccagctgctccagctcctgcctcgGCTAAGGTGCCTCGGCTTTCCAACTCTGCCGTGCCGAGCCAGggggagcagcctgagctgggatgGCTGGAAGGGGACTTGGCCTTGGAAGCCATCTTTGACACCAGCCTGACTGGGGAATTGTCCCTTTTTGAAGATCTGGAGCTCACGCCTCCAAACAAGGCCACAAGAGTCAACCTGGACTTGACGGCAGACGGGCAGCACGGGGACTGtgcccagagccaggagcaggtCCTCACTGAATCCAGTGAGAACAACCTGCATTTTGGTGAAACCTGGTTGGCCACTTCCCTCCTGCATCATCCCTGGTCTGAAGAGACAGAGGATGACCTCTACAACTGTGTTAACATCGAGCAGTTGTTTGAGCCCCGTGTTCCCTCTTTGCCAGTGGATGGCAGCGAGTGGAGCAGTTTGGCATCCTCCTCAGATGACTGA